Proteins from one Staphylococcus sp. IVB6214 genomic window:
- a CDS encoding thioredoxin family protein: protein MKKLETTEQYAEYKQGETVFLFSADWCPDCRVIEPGLPDIEAKYTQFDFVLVDRDQFIDIAVEEGVMGIPSFLVYKNGERVGDYIGKERKTIEQIDTFLSQF from the coding sequence ATGAAAAAACTTGAAACAACAGAACAATATGCAGAATATAAACAAGGAGAAACAGTCTTCTTATTCTCAGCAGATTGGTGTCCAGATTGTCGTGTCATTGAACCGGGATTACCAGATATCGAAGCGAAATATACACAGTTTGATTTTGTATTAGTGGATCGCGATCAGTTTATTGATATAGCAGTTGAAGAGGGCGTTATGGGTATCCCAAGTTTTCTCGTATACAAAAATGGTGAACGTGTCGGTGACTATATTGGAAAAGAACGTAAAACAATCGAGCAAATTGATACATTTTTAAGCCAGTTTTAA
- a CDS encoding M42 family metallopeptidase — protein sequence MAESTMTHIKKLTEMHGAPNFEHRVRDYMKQAMTPYVDGFVDDRMGGFYGVKKSANPNAQRVMVAAHMDEIGFMITEITSHGFIKFTALGGVANDIWQGQRLKVLTQRDEEIIGVVANIPKHFRTGQEGAPKIEDLLLDIGASSAEEVRERGISIGDPVVPHTDFIQLSEYRFATKAWDNRYGCVIAIELLEQLKDVDLDFDLYVGANVQEEVGLRGARVAANLIEPDIAFVVDCSPANDMKGRQGLSGVLGDGALLRIKDGTMLLKPAFKQFLLRVAEQHDIKYQHYISPGGTDGGAIHQSGIGVPTAVIGVCARYIHSSDAVFDIRDYEAARTWLIESVQTLDEQVITKLQYEI from the coding sequence ATGGCAGAAAGTACGATGACACATATAAAAAAACTGACTGAAATGCATGGTGCACCTAACTTTGAGCATCGTGTAAGAGATTATATGAAACAAGCAATGACACCTTATGTAGATGGATTTGTGGATGATCGAATGGGTGGTTTTTATGGTGTGAAAAAGAGTGCAAACCCAAATGCACAGCGTGTGATGGTCGCGGCACATATGGATGAGATTGGTTTTATGATTACGGAGATCACTTCCCACGGATTTATTAAGTTTACAGCGTTAGGTGGAGTTGCCAACGATATTTGGCAAGGGCAACGCTTAAAAGTTTTAACACAACGAGATGAAGAAATTATCGGCGTTGTTGCGAATATACCGAAGCACTTTCGAACAGGTCAAGAAGGTGCACCCAAAATTGAAGATCTATTATTAGATATTGGTGCAAGTTCTGCTGAAGAAGTACGTGAGCGGGGGATTTCAATAGGAGATCCAGTTGTACCACATACTGATTTCATTCAACTTTCAGAGTATCGCTTTGCAACGAAAGCGTGGGATAATCGATATGGTTGTGTGATTGCGATAGAACTACTCGAGCAATTAAAAGATGTCGACTTAGATTTCGACCTTTATGTCGGTGCAAATGTGCAAGAAGAAGTAGGACTGAGAGGTGCACGTGTTGCTGCAAACTTGATTGAGCCTGATATAGCATTTGTTGTCGATTGTTCACCTGCCAATGATATGAAAGGACGTCAAGGTCTTTCAGGTGTACTGGGTGATGGTGCATTATTACGTATAAAAGATGGTACGATGTTATTAAAACCTGCATTCAAGCAATTTTTACTGAGAGTTGCTGAACAGCATGATATCAAATATCAGCATTATATTTCACCAGGTGGTACAGATGGTGGTGCAATTCATCAATCAGGTATCGGTGTACCAACAGCAGTTATCGGTGTTTGTGCAAGATATATTCATAGTAGTGATGCAGTATTCGATATTCGTGATTATGAAGCAGCAAGAACATGGCTTATTGAATCAGTTCAAACATTGGACGAACAAGTGATTACGAAGTTACAATATGAAATATAA
- a CDS encoding MBL fold metallo-hydrolase, with the protein MKIGKFEIDVLNGGDVQMDGGAIFGVVPKPLWSKKYPFNDNNQVPLAAHPILIRTEDCRIVIDAGIGKGRLTEKQMRNYGVGQEAAIEKSLAQFDLTVDDIDMVLMTHMHFDHATGLVDDEGRSTFPNARHYIQQDEWHEFVSPNIRSQATYWSSNRGDYEARTILFEKSCTPYPGITMLHTGGHSYGHSVIEIESDGEKAVHMSDIFPTVAHVNPLWVSAYDDFPMQSIRAKECLTKKYILDDYWFLFYHDMKYFAAKFDVDGKTMTETVERPKFNE; encoded by the coding sequence ATGAAAATAGGCAAATTTGAAATAGATGTACTCAATGGTGGGGATGTACAAATGGATGGGGGTGCCATTTTTGGTGTGGTACCGAAACCACTTTGGTCAAAGAAATATCCGTTTAATGATAATAACCAAGTTCCTTTGGCTGCACATCCGATATTAATTAGAACAGAAGACTGTCGAATTGTCATTGATGCAGGCATTGGTAAAGGACGTCTCACTGAAAAACAAATGCGCAATTATGGTGTAGGTCAAGAAGCGGCTATCGAAAAAAGTTTAGCGCAATTTGACTTAACTGTGGATGATATTGATATGGTACTCATGACACATATGCATTTTGATCATGCGACAGGACTCGTTGATGATGAAGGACGATCAACGTTCCCGAACGCACGGCATTATATTCAACAAGATGAATGGCACGAGTTTGTGAGTCCAAATATTCGAAGTCAAGCAACTTATTGGTCATCGAACCGCGGAGATTATGAAGCGCGCACAATTTTGTTTGAGAAGTCATGTACACCGTATCCAGGTATTACGATGTTGCATACTGGGGGACATAGTTATGGTCATTCGGTAATTGAGATTGAAAGTGACGGGGAAAAAGCTGTACATATGTCGGATATATTTCCAACTGTGGCACATGTGAATCCATTATGGGTATCAGCTTATGATGATTTTCCAATGCAATCTATTCGTGCTAAGGAGTGTTTAACGAAAAAATATATATTGGATGACTATTGGTTTTTGTTTTATCATGACATGAAGTATTTTGCTGCGAAATTCGATGTAGACGGTAAGACGATGACAGAAACAGTCGAACGGCCAAAATTTAATGAATGA